A region from the Lysobacter antibioticus genome encodes:
- a CDS encoding alpha/beta hydrolase family protein, whose translation MPLPRIAPQSANELMGPAEFRSLPSQAADYRIAYGDDPNQYADLRVPSAAGPHPVVILIHGGCWKADYATLRGLAPMADALKADGIATWNIEYRRIPQPGSGWPGTYADVGRATDHLRVIAQRYRLDLDRVVVLGHSAGGHLAMWVAARSRLPVKSQLHIADPLPISGVVDLAGAGDMEAFIPAQMTACRDPNIVRTLLGGEPAAVPERYAQVSAMKMLPLAKRQILIWGQRDDMTPLWLGEAYADAARKAGDPVRLEVLPSLGHFEIADPASLAWPVVHDAIGSLLKPGN comes from the coding sequence ATGCCGCTGCCTCGCATAGCGCCGCAGAGCGCCAATGAGCTGATGGGGCCCGCCGAGTTCCGGTCGTTGCCCAGTCAAGCGGCGGACTATCGCATCGCATATGGCGATGACCCGAATCAATACGCCGATTTGAGAGTGCCTTCCGCAGCGGGGCCGCATCCCGTGGTGATCCTCATCCATGGGGGCTGCTGGAAAGCGGACTACGCCACGTTGCGCGGCCTGGCACCCATGGCGGATGCACTGAAAGCCGACGGCATCGCTACCTGGAACATTGAATACCGTCGAATTCCCCAGCCGGGCAGCGGTTGGCCAGGAACCTACGCAGATGTCGGTCGGGCAACGGATCACCTTCGAGTGATCGCGCAGAGGTACCGGCTCGATCTTGACCGCGTGGTCGTGCTGGGACACTCGGCCGGTGGACACCTGGCGATGTGGGTGGCAGCTCGCTCACGCCTTCCCGTTAAGAGTCAACTCCATATTGCGGATCCGCTGCCGATCAGTGGCGTAGTCGATCTCGCAGGTGCTGGCGACATGGAGGCGTTCATCCCGGCGCAAATGACGGCTTGTCGCGACCCGAACATCGTCAGGACCCTGCTTGGAGGCGAGCCTGCCGCTGTACCGGAACGCTATGCGCAGGTATCGGCGATGAAGATGCTTCCGCTAGCGAAACGGCAGATCCTGATCTGGGGTCAACGGGATGACATGACGCCTCTTTGGTTGGGCGAGGCTTACGCGGACGCAGCGCGAAAGGCCGGTGATCCCGTAAGGCTGGAAGTGCTGCCATCGCTCGGCCATTTCGAGATCGCCGATCCAGCCTCGCTGGCGTGGCCTGTCGTGCACGACGCAATCGGATCATTGCTGAAACCGGGCAACTAG
- a CDS encoding nuclear transport factor 2 family protein produces MKTLRSYVLAATLLAATNTSSAAETAVQSVPDAALQAMLGKYAEAAELFYNGKPEAVKALWSHAQDVTLSGAAGGATAKGWSNVSSRLDWASSQFLGSNGSKSIEQIQTAISGDFAYIVQYEHIRYRPPGQAEAAKRDYRVTTIFRRETEGWRVVHRHADTLLTRQDIRQEAR; encoded by the coding sequence ATGAAAACCTTGCGATCCTATGTTCTCGCAGCCACTCTCCTGGCCGCAACGAACACGAGTTCCGCCGCCGAAACTGCCGTGCAGTCAGTACCCGATGCCGCGCTGCAGGCGATGCTCGGCAAGTATGCCGAGGCCGCGGAGCTGTTCTATAACGGCAAGCCAGAGGCGGTGAAGGCGCTCTGGTCGCACGCGCAGGACGTAACGTTGTCGGGCGCGGCTGGCGGCGCCACTGCGAAAGGATGGAGCAATGTCAGCTCAAGGCTCGACTGGGCGAGCTCCCAGTTCCTTGGCTCCAACGGCTCCAAGAGCATCGAGCAAATCCAGACGGCCATCAGCGGCGACTTCGCTTATATCGTGCAGTACGAACACATTCGGTATCGCCCTCCCGGACAAGCTGAGGCGGCTAAACGGGATTACCGCGTGACCACCATCTTTCGGCGCGAAACAGAAGGCTGGCGCGTGGTCCACAGACATGCGGACACGCTCTTGACGAGGCAGGACATCCGCCAGGAAGCGCGATAG
- a CDS encoding alpha/beta fold hydrolase → MTSISTHEHSIYTDQGRLYAKEWRPATDAGEASPVVLFHDSLGCVELWRDFPERLARTTGRRVVAYDRLGFGRSDRHPGQLDGRFVHDEAHGSFSALRDQLKIRRFIAFGHSVGGGMAIGCAASFIEDCTGLITESAQAFVEDRTLHGIRAAQQSFAEPGQLERLQKYHGDKAAWVLSAWIDTWLAPGFVGWNLDETLGRVRCPSLVIHGGHDEFGSPLHPQRIADLTQGPAIARILQECGHVPHREAAEAVLEIVDHWLDASDERTVS, encoded by the coding sequence ATGACCTCCATTTCCACCCACGAGCATTCGATATACACCGACCAGGGGCGGCTATACGCCAAGGAGTGGAGGCCGGCGACGGATGCGGGGGAAGCCAGCCCCGTCGTCCTGTTCCACGACTCGCTCGGCTGCGTCGAACTTTGGCGCGACTTCCCGGAGCGATTGGCGCGCACGACCGGCAGACGCGTAGTCGCTTACGACCGGCTCGGTTTCGGCCGGTCCGACCGCCATCCCGGTCAGCTCGATGGACGCTTCGTACACGACGAAGCCCACGGATCCTTCAGCGCGCTGCGGGACCAGCTGAAGATCCGGCGCTTCATTGCATTCGGTCACAGTGTCGGCGGCGGCATGGCCATCGGCTGCGCGGCAAGCTTCATCGAGGATTGCACGGGCCTGATCACCGAGTCCGCCCAGGCCTTCGTGGAAGATCGGACGCTGCACGGCATCCGCGCGGCGCAGCAGTCGTTCGCGGAGCCGGGCCAACTCGAACGCCTGCAGAAATACCACGGCGATAAAGCGGCCTGGGTGCTGAGCGCCTGGATCGACACCTGGCTGGCACCCGGCTTCGTGGGTTGGAACCTCGACGAAACACTGGGACGTGTTCGCTGCCCGAGCCTGGTCATCCACGGTGGACACGACGAATTCGGCTCGCCGCTGCACCCGCAACGGATCGCAGACCTGACGCAGGGCCCAGCCATCGCCCGCATCCTGCAGGAGTGCGGTCATGTGCCTCATCGCGAAGCGGCGGAGGCGGTATTGGAGATCGTCGATCACTGGCTCGACGCAAGCGACGAGCGAACGGTTTCGTAG
- a CDS encoding XVIPCD domain-containing protein: MSMTAQQYADLADDSYRSPDLKDPESRRAKIGQVEYAILAHVNKDSGYQGTIYQRLDTKEIVVAHRGTEFGDQPIKDGLLADGGMVASRVNRQASDALEFTRYAMNIANVQGERSGIAPQVTVTGHSLGGCLAQITASKLNLNGETFNPYGAVGLGYRIHEGGNQIVNHVMAGDFVSAGSRHFGKVKMYADPVEVNILRAVGYEDSGNRLDVRNPLKAAVYGNGSHRMHHFLNVDVNGRLDHSVLSDVRAMELAEQHRPMFEKYRGDVLALRSGVSVGVALSAGAQGVVGEISRGLPDKVSNPFEDSKGAMPPLPGDVHRVSDPRDYGHPDNAMYLRIRDGVSAHHQQQGRSFDEGSERTTLSLLVASKQAGIDRVDHVVPSVGANPGETYFVVQGDLRDPAHKRAQVSVASAERTSVDESLKKLDIESQRLAESQSQNQEQARSPGPRMA; encoded by the coding sequence ATGAGTATGACGGCGCAGCAGTACGCCGATCTGGCCGACGATTCGTATCGGAGTCCGGACTTAAAGGACCCCGAAAGCAGGAGGGCAAAGATCGGGCAGGTCGAGTATGCGATCCTCGCTCACGTCAACAAGGATTCGGGCTATCAGGGCACGATTTACCAGCGCCTCGATACCAAGGAAATCGTTGTTGCGCATCGTGGTACCGAGTTCGGTGACCAGCCGATCAAGGATGGTTTGTTGGCTGACGGTGGAATGGTCGCAAGCCGTGTTAATCGACAGGCGAGCGATGCACTTGAGTTCACCCGATATGCCATGAATATCGCGAACGTCCAAGGGGAGCGAAGCGGGATTGCTCCACAGGTAACAGTCACTGGCCACTCGTTGGGTGGTTGTCTCGCTCAGATAACAGCGTCAAAGCTGAATTTGAACGGAGAGACCTTCAATCCTTATGGTGCAGTGGGACTCGGATACAGGATTCATGAAGGCGGAAATCAGATAGTCAACCACGTAATGGCTGGCGATTTCGTAAGTGCCGGCAGCCGACACTTCGGCAAAGTCAAGATGTATGCAGACCCTGTAGAGGTAAATATCCTCAGGGCTGTCGGCTATGAAGACAGCGGTAACCGGCTTGATGTCCGTAATCCTTTGAAGGCTGCCGTCTACGGAAACGGCTCTCACCGGATGCACCATTTTCTAAACGTCGATGTCAACGGGCGATTAGATCATTCCGTTCTAAGCGACGTCAGGGCAATGGAATTGGCGGAACAGCATCGACCCATGTTCGAGAAGTACAGGGGCGACGTGCTGGCACTGCGCAGTGGCGTTTCGGTCGGAGTTGCATTGTCGGCCGGGGCGCAAGGAGTGGTTGGGGAAATCAGTCGCGGTCTCCCCGACAAGGTGTCAAATCCATTCGAGGACTCGAAAGGAGCCATGCCTCCTTTGCCAGGCGATGTACATCGAGTAAGTGATCCGCGCGATTATGGTCATCCTGACAATGCGATGTATCTGAGGATTCGAGATGGCGTAAGCGCCCACCATCAGCAGCAAGGCAGGTCGTTCGACGAAGGCAGCGAACGGACTACGCTCAGTCTGCTTGTGGCGTCGAAGCAAGCCGGCATCGATCGAGTCGATCATGTGGTGCCCAGCGTCGGCGCCAACCCGGGCGAAACCTATTTCGTCGTACAAGGCGATCTGCGCGACCCTGCGCACAAGCGCGCTCAAGTTTCGGTAGCGAGTGCCGAACGAACTTCTGTCGACGAGTCATTGAAGAAGCTCGATATCGAGAGCCAACGGCTGGCGGAAAGTCAGAGTCAAAACCAAGAGCAGGCCCGGAGCCCCGGTCCGCGCATGGCCTGA
- a CDS encoding response regulator, whose translation MASFTIRVLIADDHTLVRESLVSLLQADGAIEVVAQASDGLETVTQAIATRPDIVVADISMPRLNGIEVVRRLREALPDTRVLVLTMHQEDEYVLQAVRAGASGYLVKDSAASELLAAVRSLHAGRSYFGPQAAKAMAEQMRHPERTVEDPYGRLTPREREVFHLIAEGLTTKEIARKLDISAKTAENHRARVLDKLDVRNTAELVRYALRKGLLD comes from the coding sequence ATGGCGAGTTTTACTATCCGCGTTCTGATCGCAGACGACCACACTCTCGTACGCGAGAGTCTCGTCAGCCTGTTGCAGGCCGACGGTGCGATCGAAGTCGTGGCCCAGGCGTCCGACGGCCTGGAGACGGTTACCCAGGCCATCGCGACTCGTCCCGACATCGTCGTCGCCGACATTTCGATGCCGCGCCTGAACGGTATCGAAGTCGTGCGGCGTTTGCGCGAAGCCCTGCCCGACACCCGCGTGCTGGTGCTGACCATGCACCAGGAAGATGAGTACGTACTGCAAGCGGTGCGCGCCGGCGCTTCCGGTTACCTGGTCAAAGACAGCGCCGCTTCGGAACTGCTCGCAGCCGTGCGCAGCCTGCACGCTGGCCGCAGCTATTTCGGCCCGCAGGCGGCCAAGGCCATGGCCGAACAGATGCGCCATCCCGAGCGCACCGTCGAAGACCCTTACGGCCGCCTGACCCCGCGCGAACGCGAAGTGTTCCACCTGATCGCCGAAGGCCTGACCACCAAAGAGATCGCCCGCAAGCTCGACATCAGCGCCAAGACCGCCGAAAACCACCGCGCCCGCGTGCTCGACAAACTCGACGTGCGCAACACCGCCGAACTGGTGCGCTACGCGCTGCGCAAGGGCCTGCTCGACTGA
- a CDS encoding sensor histidine kinase: MSRSAPPTEQELSLDRIRDQYRSLLQRLEANEREFRRLGRSVWRVQEDERRRLARELHDGIGQNLTALKHRLVQLADGLSEEQRTRLEAAIALCADTLEDTRELSRLLRPPILDDLGLEPALRWLARSQSEASGMDVAIEIEALPALDGDLQTLLFRVAQEAINNAAKHAQARSVLLRLVARGGLLQLQVVDDGCGYDPDAVAASGGCGLGGMRERLRLYDGKLEIHSVPGEGTRLRAVLPLPPVADA, translated from the coding sequence ATGAGCCGGTCCGCTCCCCCCACCGAACAGGAACTGTCGCTGGATCGCATCCGCGATCAATACCGCAGCCTGCTGCAACGCCTGGAAGCCAACGAACGCGAGTTCCGTCGGCTCGGCCGCTCGGTGTGGCGGGTGCAGGAAGACGAGCGCCGCCGCCTCGCGCGCGAACTGCACGACGGCATCGGCCAGAACCTGACCGCGCTCAAGCACCGCCTGGTTCAACTCGCAGACGGGCTCTCGGAGGAGCAACGTACGCGCCTGGAGGCGGCGATCGCGCTGTGCGCCGACACGCTTGAAGACACTCGCGAACTCTCGCGCCTGCTGCGCCCGCCGATCCTCGACGACCTCGGCCTGGAGCCGGCGCTGCGTTGGTTGGCGCGCAGCCAGAGCGAAGCCAGCGGCATGGACGTGGCGATCGAGATCGAAGCGCTGCCCGCACTCGACGGCGATCTGCAGACGCTGCTGTTCCGCGTCGCCCAGGAAGCGATCAATAACGCCGCCAAACATGCGCAGGCACGAAGTGTGCTTTTGCGCCTCGTCGCGCGCGGCGGCTTGCTGCAATTGCAAGTCGTCGACGACGGTTGCGGTTACGACCCCGACGCGGTTGCCGCGTCCGGCGGTTGCGGCCTCGGCGGCATGCGCGAGCGTTTGCGCCTGTACGACGGAAAACTCGAAATCCATTCCGTGCCGGGCGAAGGCACGCGCTTGCGCGCCGTGCTGCCGTTGCCGCCCGTCGCCGACGCCTGA
- a CDS encoding serine/threonine-protein kinase gives MSASGGTGHDATATGLYQHADLAPGSVLAGRFRIESMLGVGGMGVVYRATDLALDIQVALKLLRPELMHRPDAFERFRQELLLARQVSSAHVVRIHDLAQHEGRWLISMDFVDGESLDRRLDRDGPFAVDSALRIARQLAEGLAAAHAKGVVHRDLKPANVLLDAQGNAYISDFGVARSLASSGLTQSGAVIGTPDYLSPEQARGEALDARSDLYALGLILYEMLTGKLPFAGGTVSEVLAQRMLRTPPPVTVQRAELPAWIARLVDKLLRPQPAHRFKDAAAVIAALDAKEVPRDGYREGGRSPRALWLAAAAALALLAGAGAWWWQRDSAPVQVASAPLDRLLVLPIRYAGDDALAPRLLGLGAHLRDALAASPGVAVVDEERTVQALRQLDPTGNAVPDTAALSRLAAARRVLQPRLIERDGRWRIDAELRVAGAPAQTLAGPLAADPSAALQAWTATPDTVRALALPSAIALALPDAGKALDAYGAGLLARRQGRLSDALSQFGLATAAAPDYAIAWLAQGEAALAIGEQDAAFEAVERGQAVAGIGERLRRRLDAEHALLQGDPPKAVAAWREWLAKTPDDTYAELNLARGLGAGGDFKAAVAALLRLAERDGDDPRVWFELGKFSILQGQARRAVDDYLVRALVLFKRSRNLGGEAETVNALGVGYGRLGQSADAAEQYRKAVELRRALGNRRGVATSLRNLANVLATTGKFDEAAAALAQARALHVELDDRAGLAAVENELGLLAEERGDYPGALDAFRRALQAWRQVDDPHGTAQALNNIGFADYQLGAYDDAQVYWQQAAEAYAALGEQTGRIRTEQNLGLLATARGQWDEARRLLQHSLNAAEQQQMLEEVAVSRRNLAELELLQGHYAAAIDQARKAGELFRQREDARGQVDVDLLRVQALLEAQAVTEARRLLDGQDKPLAQASSEQRAIAYLLQAQLAAREQRAAQAGPALRQARQLAEASGVRQLQLQIALEQARNERADPSLGRATASLGHAGLRLAWLELAMRQALAARDPTVALGHYREAVQRLRDGDFHRAVALHRLGASAYAAAGDVAGERSARNKADAALKTLRDGLPQALRAGFDRVEPVPAKEAQ, from the coding sequence ATGAGCGCTTCGGGCGGTACCGGGCACGACGCGACCGCCACCGGTCTCTATCAGCACGCCGATCTGGCGCCGGGCAGCGTGCTGGCCGGGCGCTTCCGCATCGAATCGATGCTCGGGGTCGGCGGCATGGGCGTGGTCTATCGCGCCACCGACCTGGCCCTGGACATCCAGGTCGCGCTGAAACTGCTGCGTCCGGAACTGATGCACCGCCCGGATGCGTTCGAGCGCTTCCGCCAGGAACTGTTGCTGGCGCGGCAAGTGTCCAGCGCCCACGTCGTGCGCATCCACGACCTGGCGCAGCACGAAGGCCGTTGGTTGATCAGCATGGATTTCGTCGACGGCGAATCGCTCGACCGCCGGCTCGATCGCGACGGGCCGTTCGCCGTCGACAGCGCTCTGCGCATCGCCCGTCAGCTCGCCGAAGGCCTCGCCGCCGCGCACGCCAAGGGCGTGGTGCATCGCGACCTCAAGCCGGCCAACGTGCTGCTCGATGCGCAGGGCAATGCCTACATCAGCGATTTCGGCGTGGCGCGCTCGCTCGCGAGCAGCGGCCTGACCCAGTCCGGCGCGGTGATCGGCACGCCGGATTATCTGTCGCCGGAGCAGGCGCGCGGCGAAGCGCTCGATGCGCGCAGCGATCTGTATGCGCTCGGCCTGATCCTGTACGAAATGCTGACCGGCAAGCTGCCGTTCGCCGGCGGCACCGTTAGCGAGGTGCTGGCGCAACGCATGCTGCGCACGCCGCCGCCGGTGACCGTACAGCGCGCCGAACTGCCGGCCTGGATCGCGCGCCTGGTCGACAAACTGCTGCGGCCGCAACCGGCGCACCGCTTCAAGGACGCGGCCGCGGTGATCGCCGCGCTCGACGCCAAAGAGGTGCCTCGCGACGGCTATCGCGAAGGCGGTCGTTCCCCGCGCGCCCTCTGGCTGGCCGCGGCCGCTGCGCTGGCCTTGCTCGCCGGTGCCGGCGCCTGGTGGTGGCAGCGCGACAGCGCGCCGGTGCAGGTGGCCTCGGCGCCCCTGGACCGTTTGCTGGTCTTGCCGATCCGCTATGCCGGCGACGATGCGCTGGCGCCGCGTCTGCTCGGTTTGGGCGCGCATTTGCGCGATGCGCTCGCGGCATCGCCCGGTGTCGCCGTGGTCGACGAAGAGCGCACCGTGCAGGCACTGCGGCAACTCGACCCGACCGGCAACGCGGTACCCGATACCGCCGCCCTGAGCCGGCTCGCGGCGGCGCGGCGCGTGTTGCAGCCGCGCTTGATCGAGCGCGACGGGCGCTGGCGCATCGACGCCGAACTGCGTGTCGCCGGTGCCCCGGCGCAGACCCTCGCCGGGCCGCTCGCCGCCGACCCGAGCGCGGCCTTGCAGGCCTGGACGGCGACGCCGGACACCGTGCGCGCGCTGGCCTTGCCGTCGGCGATCGCCCTGGCCTTGCCCGATGCCGGCAAGGCGCTCGATGCCTATGGCGCCGGCCTGCTGGCGCGTCGCCAAGGCCGATTGAGCGATGCGCTGAGCCAGTTCGGCCTCGCCACCGCCGCCGCACCCGACTACGCCATAGCCTGGCTCGCCCAGGGCGAAGCCGCTCTCGCCATCGGCGAGCAGGACGCCGCCTTCGAAGCGGTCGAACGCGGCCAGGCCGTGGCCGGCATCGGCGAACGCCTGCGGCGCCGGCTCGATGCCGAACATGCCCTGCTGCAAGGCGACCCGCCCAAGGCCGTCGCGGCTTGGCGCGAGTGGCTGGCCAAGACCCCGGACGACACCTACGCCGAACTCAACCTCGCCCGCGGCCTCGGTGCCGGCGGCGACTTCAAGGCCGCGGTGGCCGCCTTGCTGCGTCTGGCCGAGCGCGACGGCGACGACCCGCGGGTGTGGTTCGAACTCGGCAAGTTCTCGATCCTGCAAGGGCAGGCGCGGCGCGCGGTCGACGACTACCTGGTGCGCGCCCTGGTCTTGTTCAAGCGCAGCCGCAACCTCGGCGGCGAAGCGGAAACGGTCAACGCGCTCGGCGTCGGCTACGGCCGTCTCGGCCAATCGGCCGATGCCGCCGAGCAGTACCGCAAGGCGGTGGAACTGCGGCGTGCGCTCGGCAACCGCCGCGGCGTGGCGACCAGCTTGCGCAATCTCGCCAACGTGCTCGCCACCACCGGCAAGTTCGACGAGGCCGCTGCCGCGTTGGCGCAGGCGCGTGCGCTGCATGTCGAGTTGGACGATCGTGCCGGCCTGGCCGCGGTCGAGAACGAACTCGGCCTGCTGGCCGAGGAGCGCGGCGACTACCCCGGCGCGCTCGACGCGTTCCGTCGCGCCTTGCAGGCCTGGCGCCAGGTAGACGACCCGCACGGCACCGCCCAGGCGCTCAACAACATCGGCTTCGCCGACTATCAGCTCGGCGCCTACGACGACGCCCAGGTGTACTGGCAGCAGGCGGCAGAGGCCTATGCCGCGCTCGGCGAACAGACCGGGCGCATCCGCACCGAACAGAACCTCGGCCTGCTCGCGACGGCGCGCGGTCAGTGGGACGAGGCGCGCCGCCTGCTGCAGCATTCCTTGAACGCCGCCGAACAGCAGCAGATGTTGGAAGAGGTCGCGGTGAGCCGCCGCAACCTCGCCGAGTTGGAACTGCTGCAAGGCCATTACGCTGCGGCGATCGACCAGGCGCGCAAAGCCGGCGAGTTGTTCCGGCAGCGCGAAGACGCGCGCGGCCAGGTCGATGTCGACCTGCTGCGCGTCCAAGCCCTGTTGGAAGCGCAGGCCGTGACCGAGGCGCGGCGTTTGCTCGACGGGCAAGACAAACCGCTCGCACAAGCGTCCAGCGAACAACGCGCGATCGCTTATCTGCTGCAAGCGCAGTTGGCGGCACGCGAGCAACGCGCGGCCCAGGCCGGCCCCGCCTTGCGTCAGGCCCGGCAACTCGCCGAGGCCTCCGGCGTGCGCCAGTTGCAACTGCAGATCGCACTGGAACAGGCCCGCAATGAACGCGCCGATCCCTCGCTCGGCCGTGCCACCGCCAGCCTCGGCCACGCCGGCCTGCGGTTGGCCTGGCTGGAACTGGCGATGCGGCAGGCCCTGGCCGCACGCGATCCCACCGTGGCCCTGGGTCACTACCGCGAGGCCGTGCAGCGCTTGCGCGACGGAGATTTTCATCGTGCCGTTGCGCTGCATCGGCTCGGCGCAAGCGCCTATGCGGCGGCCGGCGACGTCGCCGGCGAACGCAGCGCACGCAACAAGGCCGATGCGGCATTGAAGACCTTGCGCGACGGATTGCCGCAAGCCCTGCGCGCCGGCTTCGACCGCGTCGAGCCCGTGCCAGCCAAGGAGGCGCAATGA